The genome window CTCGGTCCCCGCCACCTTGGGCACGCCCGGCGGAACGTCGAGGTTCATGACCGGCCAGCGCCGCACGGTCGCGACGGCCAGCAGGCGGGGGTCGGGGTTGACCGCCACCGGGTTGCCGACCGCCGAGAGCAGCGGCAGGTCGAAGAAGCTGTCGGAGTAGGCGAAGCTCTCGGTGAGGTCGACGGAGTGGTCGTCGGCCCAACGCCGCACCGACCGCAGCTTCCCGGTGGCCCACACGAACTCGCCGGCCAGGGCGCCGGTGTAGGAGCCGTCCTTCTCGGCGTAGCGGGTAGCCACCACGTCGTCGAAGCCGAGGCGCTCGGCGAACGGGGCGACCAGGTCCAGCGGTGTGGTGGTGGCCAGGACCGTCGGGCGGCCGGTGTCCTGGTGCTGGCGGATCAGCGTCCGGGCGTAGGGGGCCACCAGGTTGTCGAGACGCTCGGCCAGCTCCTTGCCGGCCTGGCGGACGGTGTCGGCCGGCCACCCCCGGGAGAACAGGGCCGCGGCCCGGGCCATGGCCATCGACGGCAGGGTCTCCCCGATCACGTCGTAGATCCGGTAGAGGGCACCCCCGAATCCGGCGCCCCGGGCCGGCACCACGCCGGCGGCGGCCAGGGCCTCGCTGATCAGGGGGCCGCTGGCCCGGCGGAGGACGGTGCGGTCCAGGTCGAAGAAGGCGGCGCCGCTCACCGCCCGGAATCTACCGGCCGGCGCCGCCGGGCATCCGGCCCCGCCCCCGCCGCGGTCAGGTATGGCGCCGGTCCCGCCTATCTTCGTAGGCGATGGAGCTGCGCCAGCTGGCGGCCATCCTGGCGGTGGCCGACAACGGGACGTTCTCGGGAGCGGCCGACGCCCTGGGCACGGTCCAGTCCAACGTGTCCACCCACGTGGCCCGCCTGGAGCGCGAGCTCGGGGCGCCGCTGTTCGACCGCTCGCGGGGGGCGCTGACCGAGGAGGGGGCGGCGGCGGTGGCCCGGGCCCGCCGGGTGCTGGCGGAGATCGAGGCCCTGGTGGCCGACGTGGCGGCGGTGCGCAACGTGTACACGGGCCACGTCCGCCTCGGGATGATCGGCACGACGGCGCGGTGGCTGGCCCCGAGGATGCTGGCGGTGGTGGCCGAGCGCCACCCCGGTGTGCACCTCGGCGTGGTCGAGGGCTCCTCGGCGGAGCTGACCGAGCGACTCCTGGCCGGCCGGCTCGACCTGGCGGTCACCCTCGTGCCTGTCACCGATGCCGACGTCGACGGGCAGCGCCTGTTCGACGAGGACGTGGTGCTGGTGGTGGCGCGCACCGATCCACTGGCGGCCCGGGAGTCGATCGATCCGGCCGAGCTGCGGGCCATCCCCCTGCTCCTGCCGGTCACGGGCACGCCTTTCCGGGAGGAGCTCGACCACGCCCTCGGCCGGGGCCTGCAGGCCAAGGCGGAGCTCGACGGGGTGCGGCTCATCGCGTCCCTGACCTTCGACGGCCACGGGCCGGCGCTCCTGCCGGCGACGGCCGTGCCCGACTTCCTGCGCGACCAGTGGGTGCGGGTGGCGGTGCGGGGCCTGCCCCGGCGGCGGGTGGGGGTGGTGATCCGGCGCCGGGGCCTGCTGTCGGCGCCGGCGCGCGCCGTGCGGGAGCTGCTGCTCGAGATCGTCTCCGCCCACGTGGGTACGAGCGGGGACAGCGGCGTCTACCCGCCGGCCGACCCGGTGTAGGGCAGCTCGGCCAGCTCCTTCTGGAGCACGTCGATCTCCCCCTGGATGGCGGCCACGGCCTCGAGGCGATGCTGCACCCGGGCCCGCTCCTGTTGCTCGACCAGCTCGATGAGCTGCAGCTCGAGGCCCACGGCATGGTCCTCGACGGAGTTCGGGTCTCGGAGTTCCACGAGCCTTACCTTCCCCGCCCCGGGCCTGTTAATGCCGGTTGATGGCCTTCAGTTGATGCGCCGCTCCCGGCCCTGCCAGTAGGGCTCGCGCAGCTCG of Acidimicrobiales bacterium contains these proteins:
- a CDS encoding HAD family hydrolase, which translates into the protein MSGAAFFDLDRTVLRRASGPLISEALAAAGVVPARGAGFGGALYRIYDVIGETLPSMAMARAAALFSRGWPADTVRQAGKELAERLDNLVAPYARTLIRQHQDTGRPTVLATTTPLDLVAPFAERLGFDDVVATRYAEKDGSYTGALAGEFVWATGKLRSVRRWADDHSVDLTESFAYSDSFFDLPLLSAVGNPVAVNPDPRLLAVATVRRWPVMNLDVPPGVPKVAGTE
- a CDS encoding LysR family transcriptional regulator, yielding MELRQLAAILAVADNGTFSGAADALGTVQSNVSTHVARLERELGAPLFDRSRGALTEEGAAAVARARRVLAEIEALVADVAAVRNVYTGHVRLGMIGTTARWLAPRMLAVVAERHPGVHLGVVEGSSAELTERLLAGRLDLAVTLVPVTDADVDGQRLFDEDVVLVVARTDPLAARESIDPAELRAIPLLLPVTGTPFREELDHALGRGLQAKAELDGVRLIASLTFDGHGPALLPATAVPDFLRDQWVRVAVRGLPRRRVGVVIRRRGLLSAPARAVRELLLEIVSAHVGTSGDSGVYPPADPV